In a genomic window of Mustela nigripes isolate SB6536 chromosome 8, MUSNIG.SB6536, whole genome shotgun sequence:
- the LOC132023912 gene encoding proteolipid protein 2-like, with product MVESERTSARGCCTTFTNFLCTRKGTLLFAETILCLVILIWFSISTPGYSTLSVVEMILAEIFFVIYMCDLPTKIQSINWPWIDFFRSLIAVTLYLITSIVVLVNRGNRSIIIAGALGLAAACLFGYDAYITYPLR from the coding sequence ATGGTGGAGTCTGAGCGCACCTCAGCCCGTGGCTGCTGTACTACCTTCACCAATTTCTTGTGCACCAGAAAGGGAACTCTCCTATTTGCTGAGACTATATTGTGCCTGGTGATTCTAATCTGGTTCAGCATCTCAACACCAGGATACTCCACTCTGTCAGTGGTTGAGATGATCCTTGCTGAGATCTTCTTTGTCATCTACATGTGTGACCTACCCACCAAGATACAATCCATCAACTGGCCTTGGATTGATTTCTTCCGGTCCCTCATTGCCGTCACCCTCTACCTAATCACCTCCATTGTTGTCCTTGTCAACAGAGGAAATCGCTCCATAATCATTGCAGGGGCACTGGGCCTTGCTGCTGCATGCCTCTTTGGCTATGATGCCTACATCACCTACCCCTTGAGGTAA